From a single Bradyrhizobium sediminis genomic region:
- a CDS encoding rhomboid family intramembrane serine protease, with amino-acid sequence MESPPELPQATPREPILTLPGALTAYVLLLAVIHLRVLLPPDLEYWTIEVFGFIPKRYDSTLLAIAFPGGAGAKVWTFVSYSLLHANLSHIAFNVLWLLPFGSALARRFGAVRFFVFMAVTAAAGALAHLVTHEHAIAPMIGASASVSGAMAAAIRFAFVQGSFLSFSRGDADAAARVPALSLMRSFRNPRVLGFLAVWFGVNIIFGIGSIAIGADGASVAWQAHIGGFFAGLVLFSLFDPVPRSAGHAADASSRDASDRG; translated from the coding sequence TTGGAATCCCCGCCAGAATTGCCGCAAGCCACCCCGCGCGAACCGATCCTGACGCTGCCCGGCGCGCTGACCGCCTATGTCCTGCTGCTTGCGGTCATCCACCTGCGGGTGCTGCTGCCGCCCGATCTCGAATACTGGACCATCGAAGTATTCGGCTTCATTCCGAAACGCTACGATTCGACGCTGCTGGCGATCGCTTTTCCGGGCGGCGCCGGCGCCAAGGTCTGGACCTTCGTCAGCTATTCGCTGCTGCACGCCAATCTCAGCCATATCGCCTTCAATGTGCTGTGGCTGCTGCCGTTCGGCAGCGCGCTGGCGCGCCGCTTCGGCGCGGTCAGGTTTTTCGTCTTCATGGCGGTGACGGCCGCGGCCGGGGCGCTGGCGCATCTCGTCACCCATGAGCATGCGATCGCGCCGATGATCGGCGCTTCGGCGTCGGTGTCCGGCGCGATGGCGGCCGCGATCCGCTTTGCCTTCGTGCAGGGCAGCTTCCTGTCATTCAGCCGCGGCGACGCCGATGCGGCGGCGCGCGTACCGGCGCTCTCGCTGATGCGCTCGTTCCGCAATCCGCGCGTGCTCGGCTTCCTCGCTGTCTGGTTCGGCGTCAACATCATCTTCGGCATCGGATCGATCGCGATCGGCGCCGATGGCGCCAGCGTCGCCTGGCAGGCGCATATCGGCGGCTTCTTCGCTGGGCTGGTGCTGTTTTCGCTGTTCGATCCTGTTCCTCGCTCCGCTGGCCATGCTGCGGATGCGTCATCCCGGGACGCATCGGACCGCGGCTGA